The nucleotide window GGCAGCGCGCCGATGGCGGAGGCCACGACCCACGAGAAGGAGACGATGGCGAACGCCTCGCGCACGCCGATGTCGCTGTGGCCGGGAGCGTTTTTGCGCGAAGGGCGCGTGGTCAGCGCCAGCGCGACGCAGGCGGCCAGCGAGAAAAGCGCGCAGCGCAGCAGCACGGCGGCGTCGGGAGTGCCGTCGAACCATGCCCAGGCGGCGGGCAGGAACATGCTGCCGGAGACGATCGAACCGATCAGCGAGAGCACGAAGAGGACGACGCGGAAATTCATGACTGATCGACCTTGAAGAAGCGCATCGCCTCGGGCATCATCTCGGCCATGGCGAAGACGGAGATTACGTCGCCTTCCAGCAGCGTTTCCGCGCCGCCGGGCACGAGGTACTTGCCGCCTCGCTTGATGATGGCGATGAGGATGCCCTTGCGCAGATTCAAATCCATGATGCGTTTGCCGACGGCGGGATTGCCGGGACGCAGCAGGAACTCGAGCATCTCCGCGCCGATGCGGTCGATCAGCGAGAGCATGCCGGCCGAATTGGGATAGCGGATGTAGCGCAGGAACGTGGACGCCAGCGTCTTGTTGGGATTGACGAGCACGTCCACGGGCAGCTTGCCTTCGAGATCCTCGTACACGTCCTTGCGCACGACGGCGATGGTTTTCACGTCTTCTTGCACGTTGGCCAGCGCGGCGATGATCACGTTCATCTCGTCGTTGGACGTGGCGGCCACGACTCCGTTGGCCTTGTCCACGCCGAGCTGGAGCATCAGATCCTTGTCCATGCCGTCGCCGTTGATGACCTTCACGTCGGGGAACTCGCGGGCCAGACGCGCGCATTTTTCCAGATCCTTTTCGACCAGCGTCGTCTCCACGCGCGGCACGTTGGAGCTGAGACGGTGCGCCAGATTGGTCCCCAGCTTGCCGCCGCCGACGATGATGACGCGCGACAGCCGTTTGTGATGCTCCACGTCGAACAGCCGCATCAGCGACGGCACGCGCTCGTGCAGCGTCACGGCGAAGCACAGGTCGCCCTCGCGCGCCGTCCAGTCGCCGGAGGGCACGAAGCCGTCGTCGCCACGTTCCACGTAGACGATGATGGCCCCCAGCCCCGGATACTTGACGCCCAGCTCGCGCAGGCTCATGCCGCAGATCGGCGAATCGGCCTCGACGCGGAACGCGAAGCTGCCGGCGCGGCCGTTGAACAGCTCCGACGAATGGACGGCGGCGTTGAAGCGCAGCAGCGACGCGATCTCGCGCGACAGCGAACGTTCCGGCGAAGCCAGCACGTCGATGCCGAGGTCTTCGGCCCAGTCGGGCGTGTCGGTGAATTCCAAATCCCTGACGCGCGCCAGCACTTGCCGCACGCCGGCGCGTTTGCCCAGCCAGCAGGCCATCAGGTTCGTCTCGTCGCGATCGGTGCAGGCGATCAGCGCGTCCACATCGCCGCCTTTGACGACGCCGGCCTTTTCCAGCACGGCGGGACGCGCGCCGTTGCCGCGGACGACGCTGACGTCCTGTTCCTCTTCGAGACGGGCGGCGGTCTCGGCGTCGCGCTCGATGATCACCACGTCCCGCCCTTCGGCGGACAGGGTGCGCGCCACCGTATACCCCACGTTGCCCGCGCCTACGACCACTATCTTCATGATCTCACGCTCCTGCGCCGCAGCGGAAAAAACCGCTTCGCGGCGTTCTTTTCTTTGTAATATCAGACAGTTCGGGAACTCCGGTTCAGATTATAGCATAGAGCGACTGCGCCGACGAAGAGGCGGCGCTTGAAGCGGAAAAATTTTTGTAAAAAAATCCCCTCGCCGCGGCGAGAGGATTTTTTTGCGCGAATCAAGCCGTTTTCTTTTTTGTGCGGAGCGCGGGCAGCAGGAGCAGGACGATCAGCGCCCACAGCGCGAGGCAGAGCGGGCGCGTGAAGAAGATCGCCGGCGAGCCGTTGGAGATCGCCAGCGCGCCGCCGAAGCCTTCTTCGGTGATGCGCCCGAGGATCAGACCCAGCACCACCGCGCCGAGGTCGAAACCCATGCGGTGCAGGAAGTAGCCGCCGACGCCGAAAGCCAGCATCGTCCAGACGTCGAACATCATGTTGCGCATCGCGAAGCTGCCCACCACCGAAAGCACGGCGATGGCCGGCACCAGCAGCGAGTTGGGCGCCGTGGAGATCTTGGCAAAAAACGGCGCCAGATAGATGCCGAGGAACAGGAACACGATATTGGCGAGGAACAGCGAGAGAATGAAGCCGTAGGTGATCGTGCCGTACTTGCTGAACAGCTCCGGCCCGGGGATCAGGTTGTTGATCGTCAGGCCGCCCATCAGGCAGGCCGCCACCGAATTGCCGGGAATGCCCAGCGTCAGCATCGGCACCAGCGAACCGCCGACGCAGCCGTTGTTGGCGCTCTCCGACGCGGCTACGCCCTTGGGGTTGCCGCGCCCGAATGATTCCGGCTCCCTGTCGAGCGACTTGGCCGTGTTGTAGGAGATGAAGGCCGAGATCGTCGCGCCCGCGCCGGGGAGCATGCCGACGATCGTGCCGATGACGCCGCCGCGCGCGATCGTCGGCGCCAGCCCCTTGGGCAGCTTGTTGTCCTTCAGCGTCGAAACGTCGGCCGCCAGCTCCTGCACGATGCTGGCCTCGCCGGTCAGGTCGAGCAGCTGGCTGACCGAGAACAGGCCGATCAGCGCGGGGATGTCCTTGACGCCGTCGAACAGCTCCGGCACGCTGCCGGCGAAGCGCGGATAGGCGTCCATCGGATCCATGCCGATCGAAGCGATCAGCAGACCGATCACGCCCGAGATCAGCCCCTTGATCAGATTGCCGCTCGTCAGCGTGACGATGCTCGTCAGCCCCATGACGGCGAGCAGGAAGTTCTCCGGCGGCCCGAAGCGCAGCGAGAACTTGGCCAGCACCGGCGCCACCAGCAGCAGCGCCAGCGTGGAGATGATGCCGCCCCAGAAGCTGGCCACCGTGGCGATCGTGATC belongs to Pyramidobacter piscolens W5455 and includes:
- the trkA gene encoding Trk system potassium transporter TrkA; protein product: MKIVVVGAGNVGYTVARTLSAEGRDVVIIERDAETAARLEEEQDVSVVRGNGARPAVLEKAGVVKGGDVDALIACTDRDETNLMACWLGKRAGVRQVLARVRDLEFTDTPDWAEDLGIDVLASPERSLSREIASLLRFNAAVHSSELFNGRAGSFAFRVEADSPICGMSLRELGVKYPGLGAIIVYVERGDDGFVPSGDWTAREGDLCFAVTLHERVPSLMRLFDVEHHKRLSRVIIVGGGKLGTNLAHRLSSNVPRVETTLVEKDLEKCARLAREFPDVKVINGDGMDKDLMLQLGVDKANGVVAATSNDEMNVIIAALANVQEDVKTIAVVRKDVYEDLEGKLPVDVLVNPNKTLASTFLRYIRYPNSAGMLSLIDRIGAEMLEFLLRPGNPAVGKRIMDLNLRKGILIAIIKRGGKYLVPGGAETLLEGDVISVFAMAEMMPEAMRFFKVDQS
- a CDS encoding tripartite tricarboxylate transporter permease, which translates into the protein MEMITQAALSLFAPAPLLAIVAGTLGGVIIGAIPGLTATMAVALLIPVTFGMNPVVGLALMGGVYSGGMFGGAISSILLSTPGTPAAAATALDGYPMTRKGKGGVAITIATVASFWGGIISTLALLLVAPVLAKFSLRFGPPENFLLAVMGLTSIVTLTSGNLIKGLISGVIGLLIASIGMDPMDAYPRFAGSVPELFDGVKDIPALIGLFSVSQLLDLTGEASIVQELAADVSTLKDNKLPKGLAPTIARGGVIGTIVGMLPGAGATISAFISYNTAKSLDREPESFGRGNPKGVAASESANNGCVGGSLVPMLTLGIPGNSVAACLMGGLTINNLIPGPELFSKYGTITYGFILSLFLANIVFLFLGIYLAPFFAKISTAPNSLLVPAIAVLSVVGSFAMRNMMFDVWTMLAFGVGGYFLHRMGFDLGAVVLGLILGRITEEGFGGALAISNGSPAIFFTRPLCLALWALIVLLLLPALRTKKKTA